A window of Pseudoalteromonas aliena SW19 genomic DNA:
TGTCTACAGAAAATGCACTATTAACGATTTTAGTCGATAGAATAAATAACGATACGCTTGTTTTACCTACGTTGCCAGAAGTGGCCGTTAAAGTTAGACAGGCGGCTGATAACCCTGAAGTAAATTTAACTAAAATGTCAGATGTTATTTCACAGGACCCTGCTTTATCTGCCCGTATGATTAAAGTTGCAAATAGCGCCATAATGGGCCGTTCAGTGAAAGTATCTAATTTACATCAAGCTGTAACGCGCATTGGATTGCGTCAAATTAAAAATATTGTAACAGCTATGGCTATGGAGCAGTTATTCGTTTCAAACAATGAGTTGATCAAAGGATACATGGGTAAGGCGTGGCAAAAAACGTTAACAGTTGCGTGTCATTCAATTTCATTAATGGAGTTTTATTTACTAAATAATAAACACACTTCATT
This region includes:
- a CDS encoding HDOD domain-containing protein produces the protein MSTENALLTILVDRINNDTLVLPTLPEVAVKVRQAADNPEVNLTKMSDVISQDPALSARMIKVANSAIMGRSVKVSNLHQAVTRIGLRQIKNIVTAMAMEQLFVSNNELIKGYMGKAWQKTLTVACHSISLMEFYLLNNKHTSLNRDSITLAALVYNIGVLPILTEAERHPEVFANPSFLAHAIQKLSGKVGSSIMNAWEFPDEFSDVALSWADPAYKPEKISYVDFIRIGAILEGTLQVSDKSAALQVYIDKGVISSMELFSSDEYNDMLDDVKEMFS